From Spirosoma aerolatum, one genomic window encodes:
- a CDS encoding esterase-like activity of phytase family protein encodes MRILLVLTCCLTIVSASAQSVQFTFDGDSTTIPHTIDSLRGISGLDINPATGEWHLVSDRGRHFVFTNIRNIRDLGDQSRLTVSEPTPYWFESIRYDSRSNTYFWTDEHEFVTSLLYGQSVHDSTRQILLKLPLPSSNKGLEGITLTSTGALWVAPEAGWEGQTRINQDTITFFRYATPTSPDPSVERFSYPINRCAFAQGDERVGGISEIVAVDDQHLLVLERCYDSVQKRVTANLYVATINEQTHILTKELAFDFNRQFPGNVCNLEAMAWADAQHQTLVVIADDNFRYTQTLRNQVIVLKRR; translated from the coding sequence ATGAGAATCCTTCTTGTACTTACGTGCTGCTTAACAATTGTATCGGCTTCAGCACAAAGCGTACAGTTCACCTTCGACGGTGATTCGACAACCATTCCGCATACGATCGATAGCCTGCGGGGCATTTCGGGGCTGGACATTAATCCGGCAACGGGCGAGTGGCATTTGGTTAGCGATCGGGGCCGGCATTTTGTATTCACCAATATCCGCAACATCCGCGACCTGGGCGATCAATCCCGATTAACGGTTTCTGAGCCTACCCCCTACTGGTTCGAAAGTATCCGCTACGATAGTCGCAGCAACACGTATTTCTGGACGGATGAGCATGAGTTCGTTACGTCGCTGCTGTACGGTCAATCGGTTCACGACAGTACACGGCAGATTCTGCTAAAGCTACCGCTCCCCAGTTCGAACAAGGGGCTGGAAGGCATTACACTAACCTCAACAGGTGCGCTGTGGGTTGCTCCCGAAGCAGGTTGGGAAGGCCAGACCCGCATCAATCAGGACACAATCACATTTTTTCGGTACGCCACTCCCACGTCCCCAGACCCATCCGTCGAACGCTTTTCTTACCCAATCAACCGGTGTGCCTTTGCTCAGGGCGACGAACGCGTGGGCGGAATTTCTGAAATTGTAGCTGTTGACGATCAACATCTGCTGGTGCTCGAGCGCTGTTACGACAGTGTGCAAAAACGTGTAACAGCCAATCTGTATGTGGCTACCATCAATGAGCAAACGCATATCCTTACGAAAGAACTAGCTTTCGATTTCAACCGTCAGTTTCCAGGTAATGTCTGTAACCTTGAAGCGATGGCCTGGGCCGACGCTCAGCATCAAACCCTCGTTGTGATCGCTGATGATAATTTCCGGTATACCCAAACGCTACGGAATCAGGTGATTGTGCTGAAACGACGATAG
- a CDS encoding IS110 family RNA-guided transposase, producing the protein MDIRYFIGVDVSKATLDWAVFDGKTIVLQAQSVNSPAAIRATVKLVKALPGFTVMESVCCLEHTGIYCAHLLSSLYKLKLPIWLESSLQIKKAGGLQRGKSDTIDAIRIAEYAFRFRDKMCLWQPPRPILQKLATLSALRQRLLRVRQQLQQPIDEQQGFAEKSLQKQLAQNCQASLKAITADLANAEKQIDTLIQSDDRLKELFAWITSVPGVGDAIATEVLVATNEFKAINDPKKLACHAGVAPFEYRSGSSVRGKTRVSQHARLRLKSLFHLGAMSAIRMKGELQTYYQRKVADGKNKMLVLNAVRNKLIHRVCSVVHREQKYDKNYTPALA; encoded by the coding sequence ATGGACATTCGCTACTTCATCGGTGTTGACGTTTCGAAAGCTACCCTTGACTGGGCCGTCTTTGATGGCAAAACCATAGTATTGCAAGCTCAATCGGTTAACTCACCAGCAGCGATTAGGGCCACCGTCAAATTGGTGAAGGCGTTGCCTGGATTTACGGTAATGGAATCGGTCTGCTGTCTCGAACATACAGGCATTTATTGTGCGCATCTTTTATCTTCCCTTTACAAATTGAAGCTACCTATTTGGTTGGAAAGTAGTCTTCAAATTAAGAAGGCCGGGGGCCTTCAGCGCGGTAAGAGCGACACCATTGACGCAATCCGCATTGCCGAGTACGCCTTCCGTTTTCGAGACAAAATGTGCCTTTGGCAGCCACCAAGGCCTATTCTGCAAAAACTAGCCACGTTAAGTGCCCTTCGTCAACGGCTTCTTCGCGTTCGCCAGCAACTTCAACAACCTATTGACGAACAGCAGGGCTTCGCGGAAAAGTCACTCCAAAAGCAACTGGCCCAAAACTGCCAGGCCTCGTTAAAAGCCATCACTGCCGATTTGGCAAATGCCGAAAAACAGATCGATACGCTCATCCAAAGTGATGATCGCTTGAAGGAGCTTTTTGCCTGGATTACCTCCGTTCCCGGTGTGGGTGATGCCATAGCGACTGAAGTGTTGGTGGCTACCAACGAATTCAAGGCTATCAACGATCCTAAAAAACTGGCCTGTCACGCGGGTGTGGCACCCTTTGAATACCGATCGGGTAGCAGTGTGCGTGGCAAAACGCGGGTGAGCCAACATGCTCGTTTACGTCTAAAATCTCTGTTTCATTTAGGGGCCATGTCAGCGATCCGGATGAAAGGTGAGCTACAGACCTACTACCAGCGCAAGGTAGCTGACGGCAAAAATAAGATGCTCGTTCTCAACGCGGTTCGCAATAAGCTAATCCACCGGGTTTGCTCGGTGGTTCATCGAGAACAGAAATATGACAAAAATTATACGCCAGCGCTTGCATAA
- a CDS encoding IS110 family RNA-guided transposase, whose protein sequence is MDIRYFIGVDVSKATLDWAVFDGKTIVLQAQSVNSPAAIRATVKLVKALPGFTVMESVCCLEHTGIYCAHLLSSLYKLKLPIWLESSLQIKKAGGLQRGKTDAIDAIRIAEYAFRFRDKMCLWQPPRPILQKLATLSALRQRLLRVRQQLQQPIDEQQGFAEKSLQKQLAQNCQASLKAITADLANAEKQIDTLIQSDDRLKELFAWITSVPGVGDAIATEVLVATNEFKAINDPKKLACHAGVAPFEYRSGSSVRGKTRVSQHARLRLKSLFHLGAMSAIRMKGELQTYYQRKVADGKNKMLVLNAVRNKLIHRVCSVVHREQKYDKNYTPALA, encoded by the coding sequence ATGGACATTCGCTACTTCATCGGTGTTGACGTTTCGAAAGCTACCCTTGACTGGGCCGTCTTTGATGGCAAAACCATAGTATTGCAAGCTCAATCGGTTAACTCACCAGCAGCGATTAGGGCCACCGTCAAATTGGTGAAGGCGTTGCCTGGATTTACGGTAATGGAATCGGTCTGCTGTCTCGAACATACAGGCATTTATTGTGCGCATCTTTTATCTTCCCTTTACAAATTGAAACTACCAATTTGGCTAGAGAGCAGCCTGCAAATTAAAAAAGCAGGCGGTTTACAACGAGGTAAAACCGACGCTATCGATGCTATTCGCATTGCCGAGTACGCCTTCCGTTTTCGAGACAAAATGTGCCTTTGGCAGCCACCAAGGCCTATTCTGCAAAAACTAGCCACGTTAAGTGCCCTTCGTCAACGGCTTCTTCGCGTTCGCCAGCAACTTCAACAACCTATTGACGAACAGCAGGGCTTCGCGGAAAAGTCACTCCAAAAGCAACTGGCCCAAAACTGCCAGGCCTCGTTAAAAGCCATCACTGCCGATTTGGCAAATGCCGAAAAACAGATCGATACGCTCATCCAAAGTGATGATCGCTTGAAGGAGCTTTTTGCCTGGATTACCTCCGTTCCCGGTGTGGGTGATGCCATAGCGACTGAAGTGTTGGTGGCTACCAACGAATTCAAGGCTATCAACGATCCTAAAAAACTGGCCTGTCACGCGGGTGTGGCACCCTTTGAATACCGATCGGGTAGCAGTGTGCGTGGCAAAACGCGGGTGAGCCAACATGCTCGTTTACGTCTAAAATCTCTGTTTCATTTAGGGGCCATGTCAGCGATCCGGATGAAAGGTGAGCTACAGACCTACTACCAGCGCAAGGTAGCTGACGGCAAAAATAAGATGCTCGTTCTCAACGCGGTTCGCAATAAGCTAATCCACCGGGTTTGCTCGGTGGTTCATCGAGAACAGAAATATGACAAAAATTATACGCCAGCGCTTGCATAA